CGGATGGAAAGGAGATGACTCTTCATCCGTTCTCCTTTCTAACTGAATTGCAGTAAGGAAGACCCTCCCCCCAAACTGGAACATATCTTTGGGTTGGAGCTTTTCAGTAGACTCCTAAGAAGATTCCAATGGGTCACAACAAGAACTGCAAGTTTACTTTGAAAGGCAGGGGAGGAGACTTCGACTCCAAGCAGGTGTCAGCCAGGTGTACAAGCAAAGCCCTTGGCCGGCACAAGGGAAGCCAAGAACCGGGTGCAAAACTCACATTGCCGTAGTCGTAAACCACCGTGGCCGAAGAGTTGACTTTCACGTGGACGGGGAATATGGCCAGTTTCTCCTTCTGGCTCAGGGCCAGGTGCTGGGAGGACCCTTTGCCGTCCAGGCCTTGAATGGTCATTTGCAGGACCTAGGCGTCGCCAAGAAGacaaaaggggaagaaaaatagGGAATCAGGACTTCCAGAAACGATAAAGACCCCTGGATGGGTCTCATGCATCATGGCTGAATCTTAATCCTGGTTTAAGAAAACCACCATTGTTGAGCCAACAATGCCTGTGATGTCCAGACAAATAACCCAGGGGATGGACTGACAGATTAGCTATAGCCTGGCTTGTTTTACCTACACAGACAAGGGTCGGATTCCCACAGCATAAACAAAATACAGGGGTACCTGTGTCCAAgatcgcctctacttacgaacttttctaaataagaattgggtgttcaagatatttttgcttcttctcaagaaccattttccacttacaaaaccgagcGTCTGAAACTGtcactggaaaaggcggggagaagcctccgtggggcctctctaggaatctcctgggaggaaacagggctggaaaagacggggATGTCACCAAAGGGATGGGGAGGAAGGTTGCAGATTTCTCATGATGCTTGAGCACGGAGAGAAATCCAGGTTTATTCCCCACGaatctgaatttagggttaaccctaaccctaactctaaccctaacactGAGAAGACTTTCCGCAAGGAGTTGAGTGGCTTAAaagtttattaaattaatataaaatataaaataatataaaatataaaataatataaaatataaaatataaaataatataaaaaaatataaaataatataaaataatataaaatataaaatataaaatataataaaattaaattaaattaaataaaatttcctTGCAAGTGGGGACCAAGGACACAATCATGGCCATCGTCCGGAATTCTTCGGGAGCTGTGGGGGGCACGGCTCTAGTGGGAAGGAATGATGGATGACCCTCTCTGGAAATCCCTCCCATGCTTTGACCCCCAGAGCCCTGGCCAAGCCGCCCTTACCGCCTCCGTATGTTTCTCGGTGATGTGCACTCCCGCCAGCAGCAAAGTCAGGACCACCAGAGTTATGCCCACGACCGCCATGGCCATGAGGAAGGTTTTCCACCAAGGGAGGTCGGGAGACTTGGGAGATTCGGTGTAATCCTGCAGGAGCAAAAAACCAGAGAGTGAGCGTTCCTCATCCAACGTCTCCGAatcagaacagagttggaagggaccttggaggtcttctaatccaaccccctgcttaggcaggagaccctacactacttcagacaaatggttatccaacatcttcttaaaaactcccagtgttggggcattcacaagttctggaggtaAGCTGCTCCATGGATTATTTGTTTTAACTGTTGggatatttctccttagttctaaattgcttctctccttgtttagtttccatccatcatttCTTATCCTaccttctggtactttggagaataaattaaccccctcctccccacctataaatttaaataataacaacaacaacaacaacagcagcagcagcaacaataacaacaacaataatagtcttaaaatcgaactacaacgaCTGTGGCATAATCCAGTataggtggtcccagtagtaattggAACACTGTGCCAAAAGACttcagccggcatttgaaaacaataaacattgacaaaatgacgatctgtcagttgcaaaaggccacagtAGTTGGATCTGCACACATCACGcaaaaaatacatcacacagtcctagaagcTTGGGAAGGGTTCGacttgtgatacgaaatccagcatgtaaatcttgtttgctgtgtattactgggatttttgtgatgatgatgatgataatgatgatgatgatgatgatgatgatgatgataataataataataataataataataataataataataataggctgaAGAGTTGGGTAATTGTTCCAAgttaaaggggggacatgatggaaacatttaaatatgttaaagggttaaataaggtcaaggagggaagtgtttttaataggaaagtgaacacaagaacaaggggacacaatctgaagttaattgggggaaagatcaaaagcaacgtgagaaaatattatttgactgaaagagtagtagatgcttggaacaaacttccagcagatgtggttggtaaatccacaggaactgaatttaaacatgcctgggataaacatagacccatcctaagataaaatacaggaaatagtatcagggcagagtagatggaccaggaggtctttttctgccatcaatcttctaggtttcttaaATTTTGGAAGAACAAAAATTCTTCCCCATAGACTCACCGGAGGCGGTCCCGACATTAGGGCCAACTTCTTGCTATCGTCCATCGTGTAGTCCCCTTCCATTCCGATCCTCAGCTCTCCAGCAGAGAATGTTCCTTATTTTTCTGGACCACTGAAGGCAGGAGAACATCTACTTATATGACGCACCCGATGCTAAGCTCCTGCGGTGGGGGATTGGTTAGCTCTCCATCCCCATTACAACTCCTGTGGGCTGGTAACCAGTCTTGTTTTTAGGAAGCATTTCTTGCCAAGTCTTCTTCTCAGGGCACTCAAAAAGTGTTATTTGGACACGTGTCCTTCAAGAGTTTCTGAAGAACCTCCTCCGAAAGCAGAAGCACCTTCTAGGGACGAGTGGTCTCTTGTCGTTCTTAAACCTTAAAGTCAACTTGTTCTCATGTCAATCCAGGAAGCACAAAGTTCTCCCCGTTGGCTTTTAAGTCACTCCTTGAGAAGTTCTTGAGATCTTTGCCAAAAACACCAAAGGCAAAGAGCCTCTGAGAACAGCGACCGTATCGAGAGAAATGAGGGTCACGTTGTAGGAAAGAAATCTAGAGCCAAAGATGAGGAGCTCTTGCGCCACCCCATCCTAGTATCGGATGCTGGGAATCGTAATGAATCTGTTTTGGAGAGACATGGAGTTGCCACCTTGTGTTATAATAGCAGCCATTCAGTTGCTGGGAAGAAGGCAACATAAGCCGTGATGGGCTctacaggcatagttccctctaagctgagcagtgagcaatcgctcacttaaaaatcatcatcaactcagagttttccaaacctgcccagaagccgagagggaaagcgtgagagggaaggagagagagaggaagagaggaagagagagaaacagatagaaaaaagagaggaaggaaaagagaaagaaaaagaatgggagtaaggaagagagaaagaaaatcaaaatcgtttgaaactagctcaactatttaagtggcattttgatattgatagagttgccctgttatgagctcactgttatagacacacagtagagtgttttattttgaaattctctgaggcaaaacagggtgggttttttatttgtttgtttgtttatttatttatttatttaatatctctGTGctacccagtcccgaagggactgccactcagacactatacttttccgccccccccccaaaaaaaaaaattagagggaacactgccttcaggtatgcagaaccggtagaaaaacatttgccagaccaatccttgaatacagctcatctgtctagaaaaaatacgactttttaaaaaatacgactttagtaatcgagctgtcgaagcgtggaactcattactggactctgtagtgtcatcccctaatccccaacattttacccttagactatccatggttgacgtctccagattcctaagaggtcagtaaggggcgtgcataagcgcactagtgtgcctttcatcccctgtcctatagtctctcctatatcccatatatcttctcttctgtccctatatcttttcttctatgctctcatctaacttcacataatggctttgggcctgacatcattgatatattttattcctatattttctcctctattctttcctttatatatttcatttcgagtatatccactataaccttcattgtgtattaatgtgtattggacaaaataaataaataaaactcacatCACATTTcatacataaatatattagaaagagatactttactagaagagccctccactcctctactcgcaacaaaataccttacacaaccagaccTACAATCCTGGGGTTAGAAAGCTTGGAGCtccgtcaccttaaacacgacctaagcacagcccataaaatcatctgctacaacgtccttcctgtcaacgactacttcagctccaaccacaacaatgcaggagcacacaatagatacaaactcaaagtaaacttctccaaacttgactgtagaaaacatgactttaataaccgagtagttaatgcctggaactcactacccctttttttctttaatattcaataaactatttttaaaaaataaataaataaaataataaataaataaaataattagataACAAAAATAGAACAGGGTCCTCTCTGAGTGTTTttgtcccttcttccctcccacccaGCAATAGGGGCTTTGTAGTCTGCTCCCCCTCCCAACAATTGGCTTCTGCTTGGCTTCACCCCAGGAGCCTTGGTGCCCATCTCAGCCCAGCCCTGGGTTGCAAAACGGGGCTTGCAAAGTTCAAGTCAGCCCCTGGCACACTTTGCCCTTTGTTGTCTGGTGCACAGCTGTGCCTGGAACAACAGGACGTTTGTGTCGGTGCCACACGCTGCCCTCCAGCAATTCCTGGGCCCCAGCGGACTCAATTCAGACTCCAGCACAATGGAGGGGAGTGGGaagaccaccaccaccaccagcaacaacaacaacgctCGCAGCCAGAAGCCCCATTCACAGTGGCCCCAAAGCTCTGGGCACCAGCTTGGCGTGAAAGGAGCTAAGAAACATCTGGATGTGGCAAGTGGGAGAATCGCGTGTCTTGTCCCATGCTCCGAGCAGCATCAGAACTTGTCCAGAAACACAGGTGTGGCCAAAACCAGCTAAGGCTTAGGGCTGTAGGTAAAGATTGGTGAGAATATTATttaggggagaggaggaggaggaggaggaggaaggaacgaggcagctgttatttatttatttatttatttatttacttacttacttacttacctacctacctctctctatctgtctccttacctacctacctatctatctatctatctatctatctatctatctatctatctatctatctatctatctatctatctatctacctacctacctacctacctacctacctacctacctattattatataataaataaagccCCTGATTCCACATGCTTCCTTTCCCCTCCATCCTGAACCGATGCTCTGGAGAGTCCCCAGCCGTTCCctgtcccccctccccacccaggccctttccctccctcccttctttcaccccctcccccagctccTGAATCCACCTGCTTTCTTTCCCCTCCATCCTGATGCTCGACTCTCTCTGCCAGAGGCtgacatctacctacctacctacctactctacctatctacccactATCTATCAAtcagacttttatgccgcccttctccgaggattcggggcagctcacaacacataatgaaacaatgcataacatcctaaatccacttaattaaatatgaaatctaaaaaaactaataaaacccAAAGCCATAAAAAAAAGAATCATTCCCATTCGATCAACTTTCTCTCACACCTTTGcagctccctccccctttctttcaccCCACCCCTCCCTTAGCCCTGATGCCAGGCGCTTCCTTCCCCCTCCATCCAGATGCTCTCGGGATCCCCCTGCGCCTCccagctcccccctcccctcccggggCTGGCATTCGCAGCCCGCtcccccacctccctccctccctccgtgctTGGCTGCCACCCCCGCGGCCGGCGGAGAAGCCCGGCGCCGCTCGCTTCTGCAGGGCTGGAGCCTCCTTCGCGCTCCAGCCGCCGCAGCCTCCCCCAAAGCCAGCCAGACGGAGCATCGGAGCAGCCATGGCCGGGCTGCAGCGCTGGAGCCCaggcttctccctcctcctcctcctcctcttcctcttcctcgccTGGCCGGGCCTGCTTGGGGTCTGGGGTCGCCGAGCGCCCCGCCCGCCCCCCTGCCCGGCCAGCTGCTCCTGCACGCGCGACACGGCCTTCTGCGTGGACTCCAAGGCCGTGCCCAAGACCCTCGCCCGGGACGTCATCTCCCTGTAAGTGGCCCCCCCGCGGAGGGTCCCatactggggtgggtgggggagaaggagACCCCTTTGTTTCAAATGGccctggtggtggtggggaggtcTCCTGCTTAGAAGAACTCCGAGCATCCTTTTGCAACTCTCTTGGGTTGCGTCTTCTTCATCTCCCGGGACGCAACAACTCTTGGGGAACTTGGCCAGGGGAGGGTGttcaagaggggaggggggattgCAGACAGGAGCAGAACAAAGGAGGGGAAACAacccccccattttccaagaacaaagtgcaccagcgtgccttccatcccctgtcctaatgtttctttcttaattttgttTCTACCAGTATCCTGGAGATGAATATTATTATAGCTTTACATACCcccaataagtacttgacaaaacaaatagaattaaataagTACATAAAACATTTCAGGGACATCAAAGAAACTAAGATGAAAATATGTTTGGGTAGGATAGATTTCAGAGAACAAAAATGAACTATACTAATGGAAAATGAACTATACTTATTTGATTAAGAACGAACTGTAATTAGCTTTGATATTTTACCTTTTACTATTAATATAATGTACCGGTAACAATTAATAATAGAATAGTATAGTGGAATGAATTTGAAAGTAATTAAGCCAACGATATGAAGTACTGCAAAGACATAGAAAGACATAAGCAAAAATAATTAAGTAAAGAGAGAACAAGgttatctctcttgtttttaatgtaattttctttctttctttctttctttctttctttcatccttctttccttccttccttctttctttctttctcccttttctgtcCTGTATTTGTTCTATTTGCGTAtaacttctttttgttttcttgaatgtaatataatgtatagCTGTAAGTCaatctattttttttcaataaaaataaaaaaaaccacattttaaGGAGGTGGAAGGGTGTGGGTTGGGTGGGGCCCCGAATCTAGAAAgctggaatggggggggggagaggatatAGACCATACAGATGCTGGCTGGTGGCTTGGATGCTTGAGAAgtaggtgtgtgtgggggggggggggggtaggaccAGAGATGGTGACCCATCCTTGCAGGACAACATCTTCTTCTCCCAACCTGGTCTGGGTGCAGCATTGAAAAGCATCTTGTTTGCCCGGAGGAGGTGATGCCAAAGTTGTCCTCTCGGGTGGAAGGGGACGGAATGTGGAAGGGGGGGCAGCATTTACTGGAGACTGCAGACCCTCCCAGCCACCGAGAAGGACCAGAGCTTcccagagagagggggaaggcatgagtctcttgtgttgttgtgtagTAAGTGTGTTGGTTGCTTTTGTCACATACCCTCTTGATACCTTGCTTGTGCTGCTCATAGATCTGCCTTTGGGTCCGAAAGAgagaataatgataataatgataataatgatgataataataataataataataataataataataataataataataataatagaaacagaagattgacgacagaaaaagacctcctggtccatctagtctgcctttatactatttcctgtattttatcttaggatggatggatgtttatcccaggcatgtttaaattcagttcctgtggatttaccaaccatgtctgctggaagtttgttccaaggatctactactctttcagtaaaataatattttctcatgttgcctttgatctttcccccaactgacctcagattgtgcccccttgttcttgtgttcactttcctattaaaaacacttccctcctgaaccttatttaaccctttcacatatttaaatgtttcgatcatgcccccccctttccttcagATTCCTCCAGATCctagaggtcctctagtccaacctgtATGATCCTGTATGATTTCCAGAtttttctttagtattggatggGATGGATGCACACGACCACAGCAAAAACAACAGAACCGaataataacagttggaagggaccctggaggtcctccaaaccaaccccccaccccaatgctgcATGCATGCGTGGGGGATAGATTGGAgaacctccagggtcccttcggACTCTTATTTATTCTGTCCTGTTGTTCTCAGAAGCATTATCTTTGCAGATTATAATGGACAATGCATATCTGGGTCTATGCTCATTTGGCTTGGCCTTGGTGCCATGTGTACGTAATAGCCATGCTTAGCACAGGTTTAAATTTTAACATGGCTATAAAACAAACCATGGCTATGCGTAGTTCAAGccattctttttttatataaaataattttttattaaatttacaaaaatatacaaaagaaGGAAGAGTGGATACATCTTGTTTTGCATCATTATGTCGACATATAATCACATGTTCTTATTATATTTGTATCATATAATTGTTctgtttaaataaactttatcagTTCAATATACATATCAATACCGCACAGAATACCcagttaaaaattaaatttttaaaacgtTCTATCTCCGTAATTTGTTGCCTTTTAACTCTTCTgagtcttcctccccccccccccccagtgaactgTTTCTAACAGTTCTAAACATCTTAGATTAATGATTGAGTGGCATATGGTTGCCGtggttttttcaatatttttttagtcTACACTTGAATTAAGATCCGATTGAATTGAGAAAAATGGCTCAAGCCATTCTTAAGGTTGTTGTTTTGGGGgaattttacaaaaagaaaaaagtattatAATTGTTTAACAATAGGATAGAATTTTAAGATACactggaaaataaaataacaaagttCCATATTCAGAATCCATCGGATGGCACAAGTTTCATGTGAATGCACAACCATTGATCTTATACAAATGTTGGCAATTGCCAGATCAATAGGCAGATGCTATCCTCACATGCCATCTTTAGCCCCTTTTTGAAAAATAGTTCCTACTTACTTTTGAAAATTTGAGGATCAGTCAtcttagaatatagaatagaatagtatggaatagaataggatagaataacagagttggaagggaccttggaggtcttctagtccaacccctgcttgggcaggaaagcctacttcagacaagtggttatccagcatcttcttaaaaacttccagtgttggagtatttacaacttctggaggcaacttctgttccacggattaattgttctaactgtcaggacatttcttcTTGGttccttaaaaaaaccctttattaaatatatacattaaatggaaacaaaaacaaaagaacgggcatacatataaacatatatgctgctcaaaaacataaagggaaccttccaagaacccaccctagatctgaagGGATGACATATCCTCATGGGATGTTCtcttctgtacaaagtggaaggtgcacaacagcaggggaaattgatggtcaatcagtgttgcttcctaagtggacggttcaattgcacagaagtttgatttccctttatttttttgagcagtgtataattctTCTATTTGGACCTTGGTGCAACGGAGTTTCAGGAACCTCTCAATATTCACAACACCCAAACGCCTTCAGTTATTGCTTCCCGCTTGCAGGCCAAAATCGCAGCGGCCTCTCCGGCCAACCCTGACCCCAACCGCCCGGAAACCATTGGGATGCGAGGCGACAGGCCCACCTGTGGACCAGCATTGATTTGCTGAAGTGCTCTGGGGGCTCCTTGCCAAGCAGCTCTGGTGAATCACAGCAGGACAAACGGCATTCaaggccccctcccccccctccacctcggggtgtgtgtgtgtgtcggaggGAGTGTCGCAGTTTCTCAGCCGCAGGACAGAGAGGAGAGCCAGCGGGAGGGGGGTGGGAAGGGGAGGACCCCAGCTGGAAACCTTGGAGGAGAGGCTCACAGGGGGGTGctctggagttgggcggcatacgaattcgaataataaataaatagatagatagcgaaagaaagaaagaaaaaagaaagaaggaaagaaagaaggaaggaaggagaaagggtaagagaaagaaaggaaggaagaaaggaaggaaagagagaaagaaaggaaggaaggaaagagagagaaagaaaggaaggaaagagaaagaaaggaaggaaagagagaaagaaaggaaggatggaaggaaagagaaaggaaggaaggaaggaaggagagagaatggaaggaagaaaagagagaaaggaaggaaggaaagagagagagagaaagaaaggaagggtggaaggaaagagaaaggaaggaaggaaggagagaaagaatggaaggaaggaagaaaagagagaaagaaaggaaggaaggaaggaaagagagaaagggaggaattaagaaatattattaaactaatttattcattatttcttttaacaTGCTTTTTTAGTATGTTTACTGAATGAATATTAATGGAAGTTTttcaaattagaatttttaaggattgtttttatgtatattaattggattgatttactactgtctctttgtacatgctgtgagccgcccggagtcctcggagaggggtggcatacaaatccaattaaacttaaacttaaaatagATACATGGAAAGGTTAATAAATGGTTTACAATTATTAAGCATTACATCTGTTGaaatgctgccatctagtgggctAAAGTTCTGTATGTTTGACGGCTACAAGATTTTTGGGAAAAGATTGAGAAAGACATTAGCGCAATGATGGTgattggtgaaccttttttccctgggtgctgaaagagtgtgcacg
The nucleotide sequence above comes from Erythrolamprus reginae isolate rEryReg1 chromosome 12, rEryReg1.hap1, whole genome shotgun sequence. Encoded proteins:
- the SFTPC gene encoding surfactant protein C; this encodes MEGDYTMDDSKKLALMSGPPPDYTESPKSPDLPWWKTFLMAMAVVGITLVVLTLLLAGVHITEKHTEAVLQMTIQGLDGKGSSQHLALSQKEKLAIFPVHVKVNSSATVVYDYGNLVIGYRSWPGTSCYVIRMNRKDVQSLDAVVGIFQHVQEPPPLPPLGQREKPTENLSAVPVPAHHRSTLGAAINLLCSTLPVFWA